One Anguilla rostrata isolate EN2019 chromosome 15, ASM1855537v3, whole genome shotgun sequence genomic window carries:
- the LOC135240555 gene encoding gap junction gamma-1 protein-like yields the protein MSWSFLTRLLEEISNHSTFVGKIWLTLLIVFRIVLTVVGGESIYYDEQSKFVCNTQQPGCENVCYDAFAPLSHVRFWVFQIIMITTPTIMYLGFAMHKIARMEDDDYRPKARKGRMPIVNRGANRDYEEAEDNGEEDPMIVEEIEPEKEKKAEKPSAKHDGRRRIKKDGLMKIYVVQLFSRVAFEVAFLFGQYVMYGFEVAPSYVCTRMPCPHTVDCFVSRPTEKTIFLIIMYVVSVLCLALTVLEILHLGVSGIRDSFRSRSARHRALAAARPSLCRQAPTAPPGYHTALKKGPGGGKPSKPEFRDNLADSGRESFMDEASGRDLDRLRRHLKMAQQHLDLAYQAEEANPSRSSSPESNGTAAEQNRLNFAQEKQGGTCDKGIRA from the exons ATGAGCTGGAGCTTTCTCACGCGCCTCCTGGAGGAGATCTCCAACCACTCCACCTTCGTGGGGAAGATCTGGCTGACGCTGCTCATCGTCTTCCGCATCGTGCTGACGGTGGTGGGCGGGGAGTCCATCTACTACGACGAGCAGAGCAAGTTCGTCTGCAACACGCAGCAGCCCGGGTGCGAGAACGTGTGCTACGACGCCTTCGCGCCGCTCTCGCACGTCCGCTTCTGGGTCTTCCAGATCATCATGATCACCACGCCCACCATCATGTACCTGGGCTTCGCCATGCACAAGATCGCCCGCATGGAGGACGACGACTACCGGCCCAAGGCCCGGAAGGGCCGGATGCCCATCGTCAACCGCGGCGCCAACCGCGACTACGAGGAGGCGGAGGACAACGGCGAGGAGGACCCCATGATCGTGGAGGAGATCGAGCccgagaaggagaagaaggcgGAGAAGCCGTCGGCCAAGCACGACGGGCGCCGGCGCATCAAGAAGGACGGCCTGATGAAGATCTACGTGGTGCAGCTCTTCTCCCGTGTGGCCTTCGAGGTGGCCTTCCTCTTCGGCCAGTACGTCATGTACGGCTTCGAGGTGGCGCCGTCGTACGTGTGCACGCGCATGCCCTGCCCGCACACGGTGGACTGCTTCGTCTCGCGGCCCACGGAGAAGACCATCTTCCTCATCATCATGTACGTGGTGAGCGTGCTGTGCCTGGCGCTGACGGTGCTGGAGATCCTGCACCTGGGCGTGAGCGGCATCCGCGACTCCTTCCGCAGCCGCTCGGCGCGGCACCGCGCCCTGGCCGCCGCCCGGCCCTCGCTGTGCCGCCAGGCGCCCACGGCGCCGCCCGGCTACCACACGGCGCTGAAGAAGGGCCCGGGCGGGGGCAAGCCGTCCAAGCCCGAGTTCCGGGACAACCTGGCCGACTCGGGCCGGGAGTCCTTCATGGACGAGGCGTCGGGCCGCGACCTGGACCGCCTGCGGAGGCACCTGAAGATGGCGCAGCAGCACCTGGACCTGGCCTACCAGGCCGAGGAGGCGAACCCGTCCCGCAGCAGCAGCCCGGAGTCCAACGGCACCGCCGCCGAGCAGAACCGCCTCAACTTCGCCCAGGAGAAGCAGGGAGGGACGTGCGACAAAG GGATCCGAGCCTGA